One window of Myripristis murdjan chromosome 8, fMyrMur1.1, whole genome shotgun sequence genomic DNA carries:
- the LOC115363758 gene encoding deoxyhypusine synthase-like isoform X3 — MFCESFLQQSNQEMADHAPAVATEAVLKPSADLPDDMPKIRGYDFNQGVDHRALLQSYLTTGFQASSVGLAIQEINNMIEKRLEPLEAEDTNDWKESGPPPYSSGCTIFLGYTSNLISSGVRESIRYLAEHKMVDVIVTTAGGIEEDLIKCLAHTYLGDFSLPGKDLRHRGINRIGNLLVPNANYCKFEDWLMPILDQMVLEQNTEGTRWTPSKMIHRLGKEINNPESVYYWAYKNNIPVFSPALTDGSLGDMIYFHSYKNPGLVLDIVEDIRKLNSQAVFAKRTGMIILGGGLVKHHIANANLMRNGANYSVYVNTGQEFDGSDSGARPDEAVSWGKIRTDAKPVKVYADASIVFPLLVAETFALHADKLIAGKKKE; from the exons ATGTTTTGCGAAAGTTTTTTGCAGCAGTCAAATC AAGAGATGGCAGACCACGCTCCTGCAGTGGCCACAGAGGCCGTCCTCAAGCCCAGCGCCGACCTCCCGGACGACATGCCCAAGATCCGAGGCTACGACTTCAACCAGGGGGTGGACCACCGGGCGCTGCTCCAGTCCTACCTCACCACGGGCTTCCAGGCCAGCAGCGTGGGCCTGGCCATCCAGGAGATCAACAACATG ATAGAGAAGCGTCTTGAGCCACTGGAGGCAGAGGACACAAATGACTGGAAGGAGTCTGGCCCTCCGCCCTACAGCTCAGGCTGCACCATCTTCTTGGGTTACACCTCCAACCTTATCAGCTCCGGGGTCAGGGAGAGCATCCGCTACCTGGCAGAGCACAAAATG GTGGATGTGATCGTGACCACAGCTGGAGGTATAGAGGAGGATCTGATCAAGTGTCTGGCTCACACCTACCTGGGGGATTTCAGCCTGCCGGGCAAGGACCTGCGTCACAGAGGCATCAACAG AATAGGGAACCTGCTGGTGCCCAACGCTAACTACTGTAAGTTTGAGGACTGGCTGATGCCCATCCTGGATCAGATGGTGTTGGAGCAAAACACTGAG gGCACCCGCTGGACTCCATCCAAAATGATCCATCGGCTTGGTAAAGAGATCAACAACCCTGAATCGGTCTACTACTGGGCCTACAAG AATAACATCCCAGTGTTCAGCCCAGCCCTGACAGATGGATCTCTTGGAGACATGATCTACTTCCACTCTTACAAGAACCCTGGCTTGGTGCTGGACATAGTGGAGG ATATTCGCAAGTTGAACAGCCAGGCGGTGTTTGCCAAACGGACGGGGATGATCATCCTGGGAGGAGGGCTGGTCAAACACCACATAGCCAATGCAAATCTCATG AGGAATGGAGCCAACTATTCGGTGTATGTGAACACGGGTCAGGAGTTCGACGGCTCTGATTCCGGGGCCAGACCCGATGAGGCTGTTTCCTGGGGCAAGATCAGAACAGACGCCAAACCTGTCAAG GTGTATGCTGATGCCTCCATTGTCTTCCCCCTGTTGGTGGCTGAGACCTTCGCTCTTCACGCTGACAAGCTGattgctgggaaaaaaaaggagtga
- the LOC115363758 gene encoding deoxyhypusine synthase-like isoform X4, with translation MADHAPAVATEAVLKPSADLPDDMPKIRGYDFNQGVDHRALLQSYLTTGFQASSVGLAIQEINNMIEKRLEPLEAEDTNDWKESGPPPYSSGCTIFLGYTSNLISSGVRESIRYLAEHKMVDVIVTTAGGIEEDLIKCLAHTYLGDFSLPGKDLRHRGINRIGNLLVPNANYCKFEDWLMPILDQMVLEQNTEGTRWTPSKMIHRLGKEINNPESVYYWAYKNNIPVFSPALTDGSLGDMIYFHSYKNPGLVLDIVEDIRKLNSQAVFAKRTGMIILGGGLVKHHIANANLMRNGANYSVYVNTGQEFDGSDSGARPDEAVSWGKIRTDAKPVKVYADASIVFPLLVAETFALHADKLIAGKKKE, from the exons ATGGCAGACCACGCTCCTGCAGTGGCCACAGAGGCCGTCCTCAAGCCCAGCGCCGACCTCCCGGACGACATGCCCAAGATCCGAGGCTACGACTTCAACCAGGGGGTGGACCACCGGGCGCTGCTCCAGTCCTACCTCACCACGGGCTTCCAGGCCAGCAGCGTGGGCCTGGCCATCCAGGAGATCAACAACATG ATAGAGAAGCGTCTTGAGCCACTGGAGGCAGAGGACACAAATGACTGGAAGGAGTCTGGCCCTCCGCCCTACAGCTCAGGCTGCACCATCTTCTTGGGTTACACCTCCAACCTTATCAGCTCCGGGGTCAGGGAGAGCATCCGCTACCTGGCAGAGCACAAAATG GTGGATGTGATCGTGACCACAGCTGGAGGTATAGAGGAGGATCTGATCAAGTGTCTGGCTCACACCTACCTGGGGGATTTCAGCCTGCCGGGCAAGGACCTGCGTCACAGAGGCATCAACAG AATAGGGAACCTGCTGGTGCCCAACGCTAACTACTGTAAGTTTGAGGACTGGCTGATGCCCATCCTGGATCAGATGGTGTTGGAGCAAAACACTGAG gGCACCCGCTGGACTCCATCCAAAATGATCCATCGGCTTGGTAAAGAGATCAACAACCCTGAATCGGTCTACTACTGGGCCTACAAG AATAACATCCCAGTGTTCAGCCCAGCCCTGACAGATGGATCTCTTGGAGACATGATCTACTTCCACTCTTACAAGAACCCTGGCTTGGTGCTGGACATAGTGGAGG ATATTCGCAAGTTGAACAGCCAGGCGGTGTTTGCCAAACGGACGGGGATGATCATCCTGGGAGGAGGGCTGGTCAAACACCACATAGCCAATGCAAATCTCATG AGGAATGGAGCCAACTATTCGGTGTATGTGAACACGGGTCAGGAGTTCGACGGCTCTGATTCCGGGGCCAGACCCGATGAGGCTGTTTCCTGGGGCAAGATCAGAACAGACGCCAAACCTGTCAAG GTGTATGCTGATGCCTCCATTGTCTTCCCCCTGTTGGTGGCTGAGACCTTCGCTCTTCACGCTGACAAGCTGattgctgggaaaaaaaaggagtga
- the LOC115363758 gene encoding deoxyhypusine synthase-like isoform X2, translating to MAPQGIRSKIVHHYIMPEDTEGNFKATCKHCSKEIACSKKALSNLHMHIKRLHPALSIEPSTTRLKKTSSTNTSPLNTPSLLASAFTQSSIPRGLLESESLRMFCESFLQQSNQMADHAPAVATEAVLKPSADLPDDMPKIRGYDFNQGVDHRALLQSYLTTGFQASSVGLAIQEINNMIEKRLEPLEAEDTNDWKESGPPPYSSGCTIFLGYTSNLISSGVRESIRYLAEHKMVDVIVTTAGGIEEDLIKCLAHTYLGDFSLPGKDLRHRGINRIGNLLVPNANYCKFEDWLMPILDQMVLEQNTEGTRWTPSKMIHRLGKEINNPESVYYWAYKNNIPVFSPALTDGSLGDMIYFHSYKNPGLVLDIVEDIRKLNSQAVFAKRTGMIILGGGLVKHHIANANLMRNGANYSVYVNTGQEFDGSDSGARPDEAVSWGKIRTDAKPVKVYADASIVFPLLVAETFALHADKLIAGKKKE from the exons ATGGCACCTCAAGGCATCCGGTCCAAAATCGTACATCACTACATAATGCCAGAAGACACGGAAGGGAACTTCAAAGCAACATGCAAGCACTGCAGCAAGGAAATAGCGTGCTCCAAGAAGGCTCTCTCCAACTTGCACATGCATATCAAG AGACTTCATCCCGCGCTGTCCATTGAGCCGTCCACCACCCGACTAAAGAAAACTAGCTCGACAAACACCAGCCCGCTGAATACCCCCTCTCTCCTGGCCAGTGCCTTTACTCAGAGCTCCATACCCAGAGGCCTTTTGGAGAGCGAGTCCTTAAGGATGTTTTGCGAAAGTTTTTTGCAGCAGTCAAATC AGATGGCAGACCACGCTCCTGCAGTGGCCACAGAGGCCGTCCTCAAGCCCAGCGCCGACCTCCCGGACGACATGCCCAAGATCCGAGGCTACGACTTCAACCAGGGGGTGGACCACCGGGCGCTGCTCCAGTCCTACCTCACCACGGGCTTCCAGGCCAGCAGCGTGGGCCTGGCCATCCAGGAGATCAACAACATG ATAGAGAAGCGTCTTGAGCCACTGGAGGCAGAGGACACAAATGACTGGAAGGAGTCTGGCCCTCCGCCCTACAGCTCAGGCTGCACCATCTTCTTGGGTTACACCTCCAACCTTATCAGCTCCGGGGTCAGGGAGAGCATCCGCTACCTGGCAGAGCACAAAATG GTGGATGTGATCGTGACCACAGCTGGAGGTATAGAGGAGGATCTGATCAAGTGTCTGGCTCACACCTACCTGGGGGATTTCAGCCTGCCGGGCAAGGACCTGCGTCACAGAGGCATCAACAG AATAGGGAACCTGCTGGTGCCCAACGCTAACTACTGTAAGTTTGAGGACTGGCTGATGCCCATCCTGGATCAGATGGTGTTGGAGCAAAACACTGAG gGCACCCGCTGGACTCCATCCAAAATGATCCATCGGCTTGGTAAAGAGATCAACAACCCTGAATCGGTCTACTACTGGGCCTACAAG AATAACATCCCAGTGTTCAGCCCAGCCCTGACAGATGGATCTCTTGGAGACATGATCTACTTCCACTCTTACAAGAACCCTGGCTTGGTGCTGGACATAGTGGAGG ATATTCGCAAGTTGAACAGCCAGGCGGTGTTTGCCAAACGGACGGGGATGATCATCCTGGGAGGAGGGCTGGTCAAACACCACATAGCCAATGCAAATCTCATG AGGAATGGAGCCAACTATTCGGTGTATGTGAACACGGGTCAGGAGTTCGACGGCTCTGATTCCGGGGCCAGACCCGATGAGGCTGTTTCCTGGGGCAAGATCAGAACAGACGCCAAACCTGTCAAG GTGTATGCTGATGCCTCCATTGTCTTCCCCCTGTTGGTGGCTGAGACCTTCGCTCTTCACGCTGACAAGCTGattgctgggaaaaaaaaggagtga
- the LOC115363758 gene encoding deoxyhypusine synthase-like isoform X1, with protein MAPQGIRSKIVHHYIMPEDTEGNFKATCKHCSKEIACSKKALSNLHMHIKRLHPALSIEPSTTRLKKTSSTNTSPLNTPSLLASAFTQSSIPRGLLESESLRMFCESFLQQSNQEMADHAPAVATEAVLKPSADLPDDMPKIRGYDFNQGVDHRALLQSYLTTGFQASSVGLAIQEINNMIEKRLEPLEAEDTNDWKESGPPPYSSGCTIFLGYTSNLISSGVRESIRYLAEHKMVDVIVTTAGGIEEDLIKCLAHTYLGDFSLPGKDLRHRGINRIGNLLVPNANYCKFEDWLMPILDQMVLEQNTEGTRWTPSKMIHRLGKEINNPESVYYWAYKNNIPVFSPALTDGSLGDMIYFHSYKNPGLVLDIVEDIRKLNSQAVFAKRTGMIILGGGLVKHHIANANLMRNGANYSVYVNTGQEFDGSDSGARPDEAVSWGKIRTDAKPVKVYADASIVFPLLVAETFALHADKLIAGKKKE; from the exons ATGGCACCTCAAGGCATCCGGTCCAAAATCGTACATCACTACATAATGCCAGAAGACACGGAAGGGAACTTCAAAGCAACATGCAAGCACTGCAGCAAGGAAATAGCGTGCTCCAAGAAGGCTCTCTCCAACTTGCACATGCATATCAAG AGACTTCATCCCGCGCTGTCCATTGAGCCGTCCACCACCCGACTAAAGAAAACTAGCTCGACAAACACCAGCCCGCTGAATACCCCCTCTCTCCTGGCCAGTGCCTTTACTCAGAGCTCCATACCCAGAGGCCTTTTGGAGAGCGAGTCCTTAAGGATGTTTTGCGAAAGTTTTTTGCAGCAGTCAAATC AAGAGATGGCAGACCACGCTCCTGCAGTGGCCACAGAGGCCGTCCTCAAGCCCAGCGCCGACCTCCCGGACGACATGCCCAAGATCCGAGGCTACGACTTCAACCAGGGGGTGGACCACCGGGCGCTGCTCCAGTCCTACCTCACCACGGGCTTCCAGGCCAGCAGCGTGGGCCTGGCCATCCAGGAGATCAACAACATG ATAGAGAAGCGTCTTGAGCCACTGGAGGCAGAGGACACAAATGACTGGAAGGAGTCTGGCCCTCCGCCCTACAGCTCAGGCTGCACCATCTTCTTGGGTTACACCTCCAACCTTATCAGCTCCGGGGTCAGGGAGAGCATCCGCTACCTGGCAGAGCACAAAATG GTGGATGTGATCGTGACCACAGCTGGAGGTATAGAGGAGGATCTGATCAAGTGTCTGGCTCACACCTACCTGGGGGATTTCAGCCTGCCGGGCAAGGACCTGCGTCACAGAGGCATCAACAG AATAGGGAACCTGCTGGTGCCCAACGCTAACTACTGTAAGTTTGAGGACTGGCTGATGCCCATCCTGGATCAGATGGTGTTGGAGCAAAACACTGAG gGCACCCGCTGGACTCCATCCAAAATGATCCATCGGCTTGGTAAAGAGATCAACAACCCTGAATCGGTCTACTACTGGGCCTACAAG AATAACATCCCAGTGTTCAGCCCAGCCCTGACAGATGGATCTCTTGGAGACATGATCTACTTCCACTCTTACAAGAACCCTGGCTTGGTGCTGGACATAGTGGAGG ATATTCGCAAGTTGAACAGCCAGGCGGTGTTTGCCAAACGGACGGGGATGATCATCCTGGGAGGAGGGCTGGTCAAACACCACATAGCCAATGCAAATCTCATG AGGAATGGAGCCAACTATTCGGTGTATGTGAACACGGGTCAGGAGTTCGACGGCTCTGATTCCGGGGCCAGACCCGATGAGGCTGTTTCCTGGGGCAAGATCAGAACAGACGCCAAACCTGTCAAG GTGTATGCTGATGCCTCCATTGTCTTCCCCCTGTTGGTGGCTGAGACCTTCGCTCTTCACGCTGACAAGCTGattgctgggaaaaaaaaggagtga
- the LOC115363760 gene encoding guanine nucleotide-binding protein G(I)/G(S)/G(O) subunit gamma-12-like, with amino-acid sequence MSGKVCSSNSVVQAQRVVDQLRVEATMERIKISLTAAELVQYCQEHRRSDPLLTGIAASSNPFKDKKTCVLL; translated from the exons ATGTCAGGGAAGgtgtgcagcagcaacagcgtTGTTCAGGCGCAGAGAGTGGTGGATCAGCTTCGCGTGGAGGCCACCATGGAGAGAATCAAG ATCTCcctgacagcagcagagctGGTACAGTACTGCCAGGAGCACAGGCGTAGTGACCCCCTGCTGACCGGCATCGCTGCCTCCTCCAACCCGTTCAAAGACAAGAAGACCTGCGTGCTCCTCTGA
- the fbxw9 gene encoding F-box/WD repeat-containing protein 9, translating into MSEQQGVVREQEAGADGDRTGGETGRPPVEPGKPHPCAANSPDLHSPVPGGCPSSAGGSPSPSAEGSGLLSLPWEMVTHIASHLPAQCVITVLPKVCHALGNVGKDSTAWQLRARRLTGSRSGFPVGPREDFDWANACLEMEQLITCWASQAGLVARQLQEDESGRLAEEQQQRAEQDGQAAAEGPEDGGEGVEEGVGVAGQEVAFGANEVMEVALEGVDGDMQLNVGGDPLMGFREEVEERLEEAAAAMMEERDQRAVLDAAQGREVDGADHQEDLADREHLGDGGQVEVGRSQPPRTPSPPPALECISLASGHIAQVNSVLLVGDEGKVCATGSRDWNVKLWDLQEGSSGTLLHTLGGQGQFSTHRGWVWCLASRGPLLASGGFDSTVRLWDLEAGGAERGLIRARAAVLCLSCQTDVLLAGTFDKRVSMYDIRAPEPLVKSLRLHGNAVMCLAADDKYIISGSKDCTVALYDRRAGKPLKKLRRSSYLLSMSYSGSEIWAGDNRGMLHTFSMQAGVLQPLSQFDVGHTSLVTGIHRSPGSLYTCSSDRTVKVHIPCAPPRTLCTLHHQAGVNGLSVQAGVLAVASGEMCVEVWRPRK; encoded by the exons ATGTCTGAGCAGCAGGGCGTCGTGAGAGAGCAGGAGGCAGGGGCGGACGGAGACAGGACAGGCGGAGAGACGGGCAGACCCCCTGTGGAGCCGGGGAAGCCTCACCCCTGTGCTGCCAACAGCCCAGACCTGCACAG TCCAGTGCCAGGTGGGTGCCCTTCCTCAGCAGGAGGTAGCCCTTCTCCCTCGGCTGAGGGCAGTGGCTTATTGTCGTTGCCATGGGAGATGGTGACCCACATTGCCTCGCACCTCCCTGCTCAGTGTGTCATCACTGTGCTGCCAAAG GTGTGCCATGCACTGGGTAACGTGGGCAAGGACAGCACAGCTTGGCAGCTTCGGGCACGCAGGCTGACAGGTTCCCGATCGGGCTTCCCTGTGGGGCCAAGGGAGGACTTTGACTGGGCTAATGCGTGCCTGGAGATGGAGCAGCTGATAACCTGCTGGGCAAGCCAAGCAGGTCTTGTGGCCAGGCAGTTGCAAGAGGATGAGAGTGGAAGGTTGGCAGAAGAGCAGCAACAAAGGGCAGAGCAGGATGGGCAAGCAGCTGCTGAGGGACCAGAAGATGGTGGAGAGGGTGTTGAAGAGGGAGTGGGTGTGGCAGGGCAGGAAGTAGCTTTTGGTGCAAATGAAGTGATGGAGGTGGCGTTGGAGGGTGTGGATGGTGACATGCAGTTGAATGTAGGTGGCGATCCATTGATGGGATTtagggaggaggtggaagagagGCTtgaggaggctgcagcagctatGATGGAAGAAAGGGACCAGAGAGCGGTGCTTGATGCTGCGCAGGGGAGAGAAGTTGATGGAGCTGACCACCAAGAGGATTTGGCAGACCGGGAGCATCTTGGTGATGGAGGACAGGTTGAGGTGGGGCGAAGTCAACCCCCGAGAACTCCAAGCCCGCCCCCAGCGCTAGAGTGTATCTCCCTGGCATCAGGCCACATTGCCCAGGTCAACTCAGTCCTCCTGGTGGGCGATGAGGGAAAGGTTTGTGCCACAGGCTCCAGGGACTGGAACGTTAAACTGTGGGACCTGCAGGAAGGCTCCAGTGGCACGCTGCTGCACACATTGGGTGGGCAGGGCCAGTTCAGCACCCATAGGGGCTGGGTGTGGTGTTTGGCATCTCGAGGCCCTCTGCTCGCCTCGGGGGGCTTCgacagcacagtgaggctgtGGGACCTGGAGGCAGGTGGGGCAGAAAGGGGGCTGATCAGGGCCAGGGCAGCCGtcctctgcctgtcctgtcaGACAGACGTGCTGCTGGCCGGTACTTTCGACAAGAGGGTCAGCATGTATGACATCAGAG CACCTGAGCCCTTGGTGAAGAGCCTTCGTCTCCATGGCAACGCCGTAATGTGCCTGGCTGCAGATGACAAGTACATCATCTCTGGGAGTAAAGACTGCACTGTGGCCCTGTATGACCGCAGGGCAGGCAAACCCCTGAAGAAACTAcgg CGGAGCTCTTACCTGCTGTCAATGAGCTACAGTGGCAGTGAGATCTGGGCAGGTGACAACAGGGGCATGCTGCACACCTTCTCCATGCAGGCGGGGGTCTTACAGCCCCTGTCCCAGTTTGATGTGGGCCACACCTCTCTGGTCACTGGCATCCACAGGTCTCCTGGCAGCCTCTACACCTGCTCATCTGATCGTACTGTTAAG GTACATATCCCTTGTGCACCTCCAAGGACGCTATGCACACTACATCACCAAGCTGGAGTCAATGGG ttgagtgtGCAGGCTGGAGTGCTGGCAGTGGCATCAGGGGAgatgtgtgtggaggtgtggcGGCCCCGAAAATGA